A window of the Juglans microcarpa x Juglans regia isolate MS1-56 chromosome 5D, Jm3101_v1.0, whole genome shotgun sequence genome harbors these coding sequences:
- the LOC121266571 gene encoding zinc finger protein CONSTANS-LIKE 4-like, translating into MKKCELCDSPANLYCESDQASLCWDCDARVHGANFLVAKHSRTLLCHVCQSSTPWNGSGPKLGATISVCESCVDSNVKNEAGNEGNDHDHNGADGGGDSDDDDPDSDDNFEEEEDDDGHGDDDQGDNDEDEEENQVVPWSSTPPPPTSSSSWRGIH; encoded by the coding sequence atgAAGAAGTGCGAGCTCTGTGACTCTCCAGCAAACTTGTACTGCGAGTCCGATCAAGCTAGCCTTTGTTGGGACTGCGATGCTCGAGTTCATGGTGCGAACTTCCTGGTGGCCAAGCATTCAAGAACACTTCTTTGCCATGTCTGCCAGTCTTCAACGCCCTGGAATGGCTCCGGACCAAAGCTCGGTGCTACTATTTCGGTCTGTGAAAGCTGTGTGGATAGCAATGTTAAAAACGAGGCAGGAAATGAAGGAAACGACCATGATCATAACGGTGCAGATGGCGGCGGCGACAGCGATGATGATGATCCCGATAGCGATGACaactttgaagaagaagaagatgatgatggtcATGGGGATGATGATCAAGGAgataatgatgaagatgaagaagaaaatcaaGTAGTTCCATGGTCTTCTACGCCGCCTCCACCAACTTCAAGTTCTTCATGGAGGGGTATACATTAG